The following proteins come from a genomic window of Portunus trituberculatus isolate SZX2019 chromosome 35, ASM1759143v1, whole genome shotgun sequence:
- the LOC123512956 gene encoding uncharacterized protein LOC123512956, giving the protein MEDFELAIKLIHAGDFLASVDLKHAYYSVKIAEEQQRFFCFTWQGVIYQFNCLPNGVSPGPRIFTKLMKPVFSHLRNKGYTITSYIDDSLICNSSQAVCLACVQDTVSLFRRLGFCIIPTKSIEYLGNIINTDTMKISLPERRVSKIRLACEDLMHKSVAQIRQVARVIGILVAATSAVVLGKLHYRVLERAKIHALHHSHGNFDAMMPISEEMKQELLWWCKNAAVQDRIIFRPAAELELFTDASNIGWGGSLNQVSTGGSWSLEETSLHINALELKAILFTLQAFWQEVKENILKFFVTILQLLLM; this is encoded by the coding sequence ATGGAGGATTTTGAACTTGCGATCAAGCTCATTCATGCAGGTGACTTCTTGGCGTCAGTGGATTTAAAACATGCCTATTACTCAGTCAAGATAGCGGAGGAACAGCAAAGATTTTTCTGTTTCACATGGCAAGGGGTTATTTACCAATTCAATTGTTTGCCTAATGGGGTGTCACCAGGCCCTAGAATTTTCACAAAACTTATGAAGCCAGTTTTTTCACATTTGAGGAACAAAGGTTATACTATCACCAGTTACATAGATGATTCACTTATCTGCAACAGCTCACAAGCAGTTTGCCTCGCTTGTGTGCAGGACACTGTTTCCCTTTTCAGGAGACTGGGTTTTTGTATCATTCCTACTAAATCTATTGAATACTTAGGCAAcattatcaacactgacactatGAAAATTTCTTTGCCAGAAAGAAGAGTTTCTAAAATTCGTCTTGCTTGTGAGGATCTTATGCACAAGTCGGTTGCCCAGATTAGACAGGTTGCACGGGTGATAGGTATTTTGGTCGCTGCCACCTCTGCGGTCGTTCTGGGAAAACTCCATTATAGAGTTCTTGAAAGGGCCAAGATTCATGCTTTACATCACTCTCATGGGAATTTTGATGCTATGATGCCTATTTCTGAGGAGATGAAACAAGAATTACTCTGGTGGTGCAAAAATGCAGCAGTACAGGATAGGATTATTTTCAGGCCGGCTGCAGAACTTGAATTGTTCACAGATGCTTCCAATATTGGTTGGGGTGGCAGCCTTAACCAGGTTTCTACAGGTGGTAGTTGGTCTTTGGAGGAAACTTCATTACACATCAATGCTCTTGAACttaaagcaattttatttactctGCAGGCATTTTGGCAGGAAGTTAAGGAAAACATATTAAAATTTTTTGTGACAATTCTACAGCTGTTACTTATGTGA
- the LOC123513078 gene encoding enhancer of split mgamma protein-like isoform X1 — protein sequence MSCQVWSALVAGVQASVNTRIRESNKYHGASLFDGRPGKATEGEYNACTSPITSLNSACVQSPCCHISRITTLFLQVKKPEAERRRRARMALAVERLRLLLMEGGAAPLPPVPCTPPHLHHLALTPRRGAWQRLEKVVVLELTVAHLRRLAAHHPGDGGRQQFREGYRRCQEEVMRFLGRTAALQSHMAARLRHHMIPFTTASRGSHPSPDLVKVTKVTTGLNTPTPVPDSPHTAPEDANPPLPTVNKSLQSHSDSVEMTPLQCPFSNLAPPPRAPYANMHWKKCLRTSSRTYFWRPW from the exons ATGTCTTGTCAGGTGTGGTCGGCGTTGGTGGCGGGAGTGCAAGCATCTGTCAACACCAGGATTCGTGAATCAAACAAATACCATGGCGCCTCACTTTTCGACGGGAGGCCGGGCAAGGCTACGGAAGGTGAGTACAATGCATGCACCTCCCCTATCACTAGTCTCAATTCTGCCTGTGTTCAGAGCCCTTGCTGCCACATTTCAAGAATCACGACTCTCTTCCTGCAGGTGAAAAAGCCTGAAGCGGAGCGGCGGAGGCGGGCCCGCATGGCACTGGCGGTGGAGAGGCTGCGACTGTTGCTGATGGAGGGAGGCGCCGCTCCTCTCCCTCCGGTTCCTTGCACACCTCCGCACCTCCATCACCTTGCCCTTACGCCCAG GCGAGGCGCGTGGCAGCGgctggagaaggtggtggtgctggaactGACGGTGGCTCATTTGCGGCGTTTGGCCGCCCACCACCCGG GGGACGGCGGCCGGCAGCAGTTCCGTGAGGGTTATCGGCGGTgccaggaggaggtgatgagatTTTTGGGGCGCACCGCGGCACTCCAGTCCCACATGGCCGCCAGACTGCGGCACCATATGATCCCATTCACCACTGCCTCACGGGGCAGCCACCCATCTCCAGACTTGGTTAAAGTGACCAAAGTGACCACGGGCCTGAACACCCCTACCCCTGTCCCAGATAGCCCCCACACTGCTCCAGAGGATGCCAATCCACCTCTCCCTACAGTTAACAAATCACTGCAATCCCACTCGGACTCTGTGGAGATGACTCCACTTCAGTGTCCTTTTTCTAACCTTGCTCCGCCCCCCCGCGCGCCCTATGCCAACATGCACTGGAAAAAGTGTCTCAGGACTTCATCCCGGACCTATTTTTGGAGACCTTGGTGA
- the LOC123513078 gene encoding transcription factor HES-2-like isoform X2, whose amino-acid sequence MAPHFSTGGRARLRKVKKPEAERRRRARMALAVERLRLLLMEGGAAPLPPVPCTPPHLHHLALTPRRGAWQRLEKVVVLELTVAHLRRLAAHHPGDGGRQQFREGYRRCQEEVMRFLGRTAALQSHMAARLRHHMIPFTTASRGSHPSPDLVKVTKVTTGLNTPTPVPDSPHTAPEDANPPLPTVNKSLQSHSDSVEMTPLQCPFSNLAPPPRAPYANMHWKKCLRTSSRTYFWRPW is encoded by the exons ATGGCGCCTCACTTTTCGACGGGAGGCCGGGCAAGGCTACGGAAG GTGAAAAAGCCTGAAGCGGAGCGGCGGAGGCGGGCCCGCATGGCACTGGCGGTGGAGAGGCTGCGACTGTTGCTGATGGAGGGAGGCGCCGCTCCTCTCCCTCCGGTTCCTTGCACACCTCCGCACCTCCATCACCTTGCCCTTACGCCCAG GCGAGGCGCGTGGCAGCGgctggagaaggtggtggtgctggaactGACGGTGGCTCATTTGCGGCGTTTGGCCGCCCACCACCCGG GGGACGGCGGCCGGCAGCAGTTCCGTGAGGGTTATCGGCGGTgccaggaggaggtgatgagatTTTTGGGGCGCACCGCGGCACTCCAGTCCCACATGGCCGCCAGACTGCGGCACCATATGATCCCATTCACCACTGCCTCACGGGGCAGCCACCCATCTCCAGACTTGGTTAAAGTGACCAAAGTGACCACGGGCCTGAACACCCCTACCCCTGTCCCAGATAGCCCCCACACTGCTCCAGAGGATGCCAATCCACCTCTCCCTACAGTTAACAAATCACTGCAATCCCACTCGGACTCTGTGGAGATGACTCCACTTCAGTGTCCTTTTTCTAACCTTGCTCCGCCCCCCCGCGCGCCCTATGCCAACATGCACTGGAAAAAGTGTCTCAGGACTTCATCCCGGACCTATTTTTGGAGACCTTGGTGA
- the LOC123513243 gene encoding extensin-2-like, protein MRPGYVPRVTTPYSEDVTFVPEYQYGHYVPPKEGYSYNPPKTSYDEGGYDYSPPKSSYDAPKDDYSPPKSSYDAPKDGYDYSPPKSSYDAPKDDYSPPKSSYDAPKDGYDYSPPKSSYDAPKDDYSPPKSSYDAPKDGYDYSPPKSSYDAPKDDYSPPKSSYDAPKDGYDYSPPKSSYDAPKDDYSPPKSSYDAPKDDYSPPKSSYDAPKDGYDYTPPKSSYDAPKDDYSPPKSSYDAPKEGYDYTPPKSSYDAPKDDYSPPKSSYDAPKDDYSPPKSSYDAPKDDYSPPKSSYDAPKEGYDYTPPKSSYNAPKDDYSPPKSSYDAPKDDYSPPKSSYDAPKDDYSPPKSSYDAPKEGYDYTPPKSSYEGPGSSYKAPEPAYKAPEPEYKAPEPAYKAPPKSSYEEPKAGYDYTPPKSSYDAPEPAYKAPDPAYKAPEPEYKAPEPAYKAPPKSSYEEPKEGYDYTPPKTSYKAPEPAYKAPEPEYKAPDPAYKAPEPEYKAPPKTSYEDPKEGYDYTPPKTSYKAPEPAYKAPEPEYKAPEPAYKAPEPEYKAPEPEYKAPPKSSYDEHKEPAGYDYTPPKTEYKAPEPEYKAPEPEYKAPEPEYKAPPKSSYEEPEYDIEYKVVSAHPPQVATYGAVHNKGHDSPYMPDPTVYPDTDYKAPQPEYKAPAPGYKAPAPAAGGYSYQPPTGATLQPVYGVQSPIPVYGPPTLPHQVLNPYASLDYYYDDIPLRRRRPGRRRRPGFRRYRPRYYRQAE, encoded by the exons ATGAGACCCGGCTATGTCCCTAGGGTCACCACGCCTTACTCTGAGGATGTGACCTTCGTCCCTGAGTATCAATATGGTCACTATGTCCCACCGAAGGAAGGCTACAGCTACAACCCGCCGAAGACAAGCTATGACGAGGGTGGTTACGACTACAGCCCGCCTAAGTCCAGTTATGATGCGCCTAAAGACGACTACAGCCCACCTAAATCAAGCTACGATGCGCCAAAGGATGGTTACGACTACAGTCCGCCAAAGTCCAGCTACGACGCACCCAAAGACGACTACAGCCCTCCCAAATCCAGTTATGACGCACCTAAGGATGGTTACGACTACAGTCCGCCAAAGTCCAGCTACGACGCGCCCAAAGACGACTACAGCCCTCCCAAATCCAGTTATGACGCACCTAAGGATGGTTACGACTACAGTCCGCCAAAGTCCAGCTACGACGCGCCCAAAGACGACTACAGCCCTCCCAAATCCAGTTATGACGCACCTAAGGATGGTTACGACTACAGTCCGCCAAAGTCAAGCTACGACGCGCCCAAAGACGACTACAGCCCTCCCAAATCCAGTTATGACGCACCTAAGGACGACTACAGCCCTCCCAAATCCAGTTATGATGCACCTAAGGATGGTTACGACTACACGCCACCAAAGTCTAGCTACGACGCACCTAAGGACGACTACAGCCCACCTAAGTCCAGCTATGATGCACCCAAGGAAGGCTACGACTACACACCACCAAAGTCCAGTTATGACGCGCCCAAGGACGACTACAGTCCACCGAAGTCAAGCTATGACGCACCTAAGGACGACTACAGCCCTCCCAAATCGAGTTATGATGCACCCAAAGACGACTATAGCCCTCCCAAATCTAGTTACGACGCTCCTAAGGAAGGATATGACTACACACCACCCAAATCAAGCTACAATGCACCCAAAGACGACTACAGCCCACCGAAATCCAGTTACGACGCACCTAAGGACGACTACAGTCCACCAAAGTCCAGTTACGACGCACCTAAGGACGACTACAGTCCACCAAAGTCCAGTTACGATGCCCCTAAGGAAGGATACGACTACACACCACCGAAGTCAAGCTACGAAGGCCCGGGGTCATCGTACAAGGCACCCGAGCCGGCATACAAGGCGCCAGAACCAGAGTACAAAGCACCCGAGCCAGCATACAAGGCACCACCCAAGTCGAGTTACGAGGAGCCCAAAGCAGGGTACGACTACACCCCGCCCAAATCTAGTTACGACGCCCCGGAGCCAGCATACAAGGCACCCGACCCAGCATACAAAGCACCAGAGCCTGAGTACAAGGCGCCAGAACCAGCATACAAGGCACCACCAAAGTCCAGTTACGAGGAACCTAAAGAAGGTTACGACTACACTCCTCCAAAAACATCGTACAAGGCGCCAGAACCAGCATACAAGGCACCCGAGCCAGAGTACAAGGCACCCGACCCGGCGTACAAGGCCCCTGAACCCGAATACAAGGCTCCACCCAAGACCAGCTATGAGGACCCAAAGGAAGGCTACGACTATACTCCTCCCAAGACATCATACAAGGCTCCAGAACCAGCTTATAAGGCGCCCGAACCAGAGTACAAGGCGCCAGAACCAGCATACAAGGCTCCTGAGCCCGAGTACAAGGCACCCGAGCCAGAATACAAGGCACCACCGAAGTCCAGTTACGACGAGCATAAGGAACCTGCAGGCTATGACTACACTCCCCCAAAAACGGAATACAAAGCGCCAGAACCTGAGTACAAGGCGCCAGAACCCGAGTACAAGGCGCCAGAACCCGAGTACAAGGCGCCGCCCAAATCAAGCTACGAAGAACCAGAATACGACATCGAGTACAAGGTTGTCAGTGCTCACCCTCCCCAGGTAGCTACGTATGGAGCAGTGCATAACAAAGGGCACGACTCTCCCTACATGCCCGACCCTACGGTGTACCCCGACACAGATTACAAAGCTCCGCAACCCGAATACAAGGCTCCTGCTCCTGGGTACAAGGCTCCTGCTCCAGCTGCTGGTGGGTATAGCTATCAGCCTCCAACAGGCGCAACCCTCCAGCCTGTGTACGGCGTGCAGTCCCCCATCCCTGTATACGGTCCCCCGACCCTTCCACACCAG GTGCTGAATCCCTACGCGTCCctcgactactactacgacgacatCCCACTCAGGCGCAGGAGGCCCGGCAGGAGGCGACGACCAGGCTTCAGGCGGTACAGGCCCAGATACTACCGGCAGGCAGAATAA